In Oncorhynchus nerka isolate Pitt River linkage group LG26, Oner_Uvic_2.0, whole genome shotgun sequence, one DNA window encodes the following:
- the LOC115110106 gene encoding membrane-spanning 4-domains subfamily A member 4A-like, with protein sequence MSPVEYILCMRLNNTQLTSHITSYCTTNILLSSVKMSSSQTTTTNGAVVINHVYPYENGMGVAVVASAPHCLGQTVSSVLGSFRAGHPKALGTIQIMIGLIMLLTGIVMTAGTREDNIGGLSGIFVWGSIIYVVAGSLTVAADNKLNKCLVKGSLGMNVVATVTAVTGTILHSLDSAGIILNRYYCDYPGYPSYNTPSYINYPRSYVCQQYWVRSQGISGVLAVFSLLEFIVSICVSSFACRAVCLCCRSTPEQVFIIGNQIPVPHGSVTPSNAPYPPQINYETGNYPNGPVGDGMGTGFQQNPLPPQYTAVIP encoded by the exons ATGTCCCCGGTAGAGTACATACTTTGCATGAGGCTCAACAATACACAGCTGACCAGCCATATCACCTCTTACTGTACTACAAAcatcctcctgtcctctgtgaAGATGTCCAGCTCTCAAACAACCACCACTAATGGGGCTGTGGTCATCAACCATGTCTACCCCTATGAGAACGGGATGGGGGTTGCAGTGGTCGCATCTGCTCCTCACTGTTTGGGACAGACGGTCTCCTCAGTGCTGGGAAGTTTCCGGGCAGGGCATCCAAAAGCGCTGGGA ACCATACAGATCATGATTGGTTTGATAATGCTGTTGACAGGAATCGTGATGACTGCAGGAACACGAGAAGACAATATTGGAGGACTTAGTGGAATATTTGTCTGGGGATCTATCATT TATGTAGTTGCAGGCTCTCTAACTGTTGCTGCTGACAACAAACTGAACAAATGTCTG GTAAAAGGCTCCCTTGGAATGAATGTTGTCGCCACggttactgctgttactggcaCCATTCTGCATTCTTTAGACAGTGCTGGGATCATCTTGAACCGCTACTACTGTGACTATCCAGGCTATCCTTCATACAACACTCCATCCTATATCAACTACCCTCGATCCTATGTCTGTCAACAGTATTGG GTCAGGTCCCAGGGAATATCAGGTGTTTTGGCTGTTTTCTCCTTGCTGGAGTTCATAGTGTCCATCTGTGTCTCGTCATTCGCCTGCAGAGCTGTCTGCCTGTGTTGCCGTTCCACCCCTGAG CAAGTGTTCATCATTGGGAATCAAATACCGGTACCTCATGGCAGCGTGACTCCAAGCAACGCACCTTACCCTCCTCAGATCAACTACGAG ACTGGGAACTACCCAAATGGTCCTGTGGGAGACGGTATGGGTACAGGGTTTCAACAGAATCCCCTGCCTCCTCAATACACTGCTGTCATCCCTTGA